TGTTGTGATTAGCTTTTCTTTCTCCATTAAGTCTTCTGCTTTACATTCTCTCTTATTAATCCTATTACGAATCATACGCATTCAACGCATTCACACTATGCGCCAAAGCCGAACCTGCTTTTAATGCAGTTGCGACAAAAATTGACTCTGCCAGTTCTTCTTTCGTAACGCCCGCCTTCTTTGCAGCCTTTGTATGAATGTCGATACAATACGCGCATCCCGTTGTATGTGCAACCGCAACCGCGATTAGTTCTTTCTCTCTTACAGTTAAAATACTTCCTTTCAATGACTGCCCATCAAAATCAACAAATGCTTTAAATGCATCCCCATTGAGCGCTGAAAATTCTTTTAATCTATTAAAGTAAGATGCTTTATATAATTCCTCATCTTCAATTTCATCGTATGCATTAAGCGCGTTCACACCGTGTGCTAGTGCAGATCCTGCTTTTAATGCAGTTGCCACTAGGATTGCTTCAGATAATTCTTCTTTTGTTACGCCTTCTGCTTTTCCTGCATTCACATGGACATCAATGCAGTACGGGCAGCCCGTTGTATGTGCTACAGCAATCGCGATTAATTCTTTCAGCTTTACCGATAATTTCCCTTCAGCTAAAGCAGCCTTGTCAAACTGTACAAATGCTTTAAAAGCATCTGGCGCCAATGCACTTAATTCTCCAAGACGGTTAAAATATGATTTTTGATACAATGCCTCTTTACTCGCTACTAATACATCTTTACTCATGATAATTTCCCCTAATAGTTTTTAATTTGTTTGTTATATAATAGAATTACATTATTACTTAATTTTCACTAACTATTGGAATGCTGATTTTAAATATGTCTACTACTCAACAATTTTAAAGTGTTAATTTTGTTGATTGTAGTGGAAGGCGGCGACTCCTGTGGGATTAGCGAAAGCCGTCACGAAGAACGGCTTTTGCGACCGAAAAGCGAAGCGTTTGGGAGCAGGAATGCATAACAGGATCACCGCCCGCCCACGGAAAGCGTCCGGCTGGAACGGAAATCAACTTTGTCTCGGTATCATCATTCAACCACTATTCAAACACCAACTTTTTCAAGTTCCCTCGCCTTTAATTCACGTCGAAGGATTTTCCCGCTAATCGGTGTTTTAGGCAGCTCATCCAAAAATTCAATTTCTCTTGGCGCGGCATGTGCTGCAAGCCCTCTTCGAACAAATTGACGAAGCTCTTGCAGTAATACATCATTTGCTTCATAACCATTCCTCAGGACAATAAACGCCTTTACAATCTCGCCTCTTACCGCATCCGGTTTACCAATAACGCCGACTTCTGCGACAGCTGGATGCTCAATGAGTTTACTTTCCACTTCAAATGGACCGATTCGTTCACCTGAAGAGTTAATCATATCGTCACTTCTTCCTTGGAAGAAAATGTAACCATTTTCGTCAATCGTCGCCAAATCTCCCGACACATACCATCCTTCAAAAGGAAAATACGTCGAATATTTAGCAGGGTCTTTCCATACTTCACGCATAATGCCAGGCCAATTTGCTTTCAGCGCTAAATGCCCTACTTCACCAGATGGCAGTTCTTGGCCATCATCGTCTAAAATTGCCGCTTCGATGCCTGGGAATGGTTTTCCCATTGATCCTGGAATAATTTTCTCTGACGGCAAGTTGACAATCAGCTGTGCGCCGTCTCTGTCATCCACCAAGTATCATGAATGCGATTGGATAATGCTTTAATTCCCCAACGAATTACTTCAGGATTTAACGGTTCACCGACACTTAAAATATGGCGAATTTTAGATAAATCATAGTCGCTAACTTTTCGTCGCCTTCCGCCATCAACATTCTAAATGCAGTCGGCGCGCTATACCAAACTGTGACGCCTGATTTTTCCAATACGGAATACCATTCGTCAGCATTGAATCGTCCCCGTGAATAACAGTTGTCGCCCGGTTCAGAAGTGGCGCGAAACACCATAAACCGTTCCTGTCACCCATCCAGGGTGAGCCGTGCACCAATAGATATCATCCTCTTTTAAATCCAACACCCATCTGCCCGTAATGTATTGCTGAATCATTGCCCGATGCGCGTGGATAATGCCTTTCGGACGACCTGTTGAACCGCTTGTATAATGAACATTCAACCCATCTTCTAGATCCACCCACTCGATAATGTCTTCTTCGGCTTCAATCGCTCGGGCTTCTGCGTACAATGAAATCTCATCACCCTTGCATTGTTCAGGCTCCGCTGTAATCCAAACTGTTTGTAATGAAGGCAATTCCGCACGCGGTACACGCTTAATTAATTCCGGCGAGGCAATTAAATAAGTTCCTTCGCAATCACCAATCCGCTCTTTCACCGCATCTTCCATAAACGCTTCAAATAGAGGACCGACAACAGCACCAAGTTTAATGGCAGCTAGCATGGCGATATGGCAATCAGGGTGTTTCGATAAAAAGATGAAGACGAAATCTCCTTTTTTCACTCCGCGCTTTTTCAAAACAGTCGCCCACAGATCCGATTTCTCTTTCAACTCACGGTACGTTAATGTATATTCTTCCTCTTCCCCGAAGTAATGGAGCGCAATTTTGTCTCCAAAACCATCCGCAACATGGCGATCCACACATTCATAAGCCATATTTATTTTTCCCGTTTCAGACCAGCTAAAATTTGATTCAATTGCTTTCCACGAGAAATCTTCTCGTACAGGCAGTTCCGCCGTTATATTATAATTTCCTTCATATGGATAAATGACCTCTTCGATTGCCATGTTTAGTCGACCTCCTTATCGATATGTAAAACGTCCAAAATTTCCGCCTTTTTTGATGCCAAAAATGAATCTCCTCTATCTCTCGGCTTTGTAGTCTCGATAGACATTTGTGCTTGTAAGGTTCCCGGCTGTCCGCCGAGGATGAAAATCCGATCACATAAGTAAAGTGCTTCATCAATATCATGCGTGACTATAATCATCGTTGTTGAACGTTTCTTTTGAATTTTTAACAATAAATCTTGCAGCTGCATTTTGGTGAAAGCGTCCAGTGCACTAAATGGTTCATCAAGAAGTAAGACATCCGGCTGACCTATGAGTGCACGCGCAATTGCAGTCCGCTGTGCCATCCCGCCTGACAAGTCTTTTGGATAATGATCTCCAAAATCAGATAAGCCGACAAGATTCAAATACTCTTGAACATCTACTTTCTTCGCGTCCTTCGCGCCGAATAGAATATTTTCTTTGACTGTGAGCCACGGCATTAATCTTGGTTCTTGAAAAATCATTCCGATTGGCTGCTCGCCTATCCCTGCTAGTTCGATATCCCCTTCAAAATCCTGATCCAATCCCGATAAAACGCGCAATAGCGTACTTTTCCCACACCCGCTCGTTCCTAAAATCCCAACCGTTTCGCCTTCCTGAATGGAAAATGATATGTTTTTAAACCCTGCAAGTCCGTCATTGAATGTTCTTGATGCCTGTTTTACTTTTAACATCATAGTTCCTCCTTCACAGTTGGTTTTGTAGATTGTCTTGCCACTTTAAAGCGCGTGCCTCTAATGTTTTCAGTAAGTAATCAGTCGTTTTTCCGATGATTGCAAATAAAATAATGCTGGCAATAATAAGTTCAGGTGAATACGTATTTTGACCAAGAACAAGTAAATAGCCAAGCCCTTGACTCGCCCCCATTAATTCAGCAGCGACAACGAACATCCATCCTAATCCGAGCTGCGTAAACCGACTAGAAATGATGGAAGCGAAGCTGGAAAAATAATACGGCGAACCGTTTGTAACGGTGTAAAATGATAAATCTTCCCAACTTCGATTAACTTACGGTCAACCCCTTGAATGCCTGAAACGATATTTAAATAAATTGGGAAAAACACACCAACAGCAATCAACATTACTTTCGAAGCTTCTCCAATTCCCATCCACAAAAATGAACAATGGGACCCAAGCCAAAGATGGAATCGAACGAAATGCTTGAATTAACGGGTCCATCAGCTGTTCAAACCATTTAAAGTAGCCGACAACAGACCCAATACTACCGCGGCTACTGTTCCTGCTAGAAATCCAATCAATACGCGAAAGAATGTAATGCCTACATGCCCAAAGCGTTCCCTCTTTCGCTAATTCAATAATCTTTTGTAAAATCGTTGTCGGAGCGGGAAAGACATAAGCGTCGAGTAAATTGAAACGGACGGCTGCTTCCCATACGACTAAAAGAACAATCGGAATAATGAAGCCAAGCGCGAAACCCCTCACCTTTTTTAATTCAGCACCGACTTTAACCGATTTCTCTTTCGCTTCAAGCAATTCATTTTCATCTATTTTGACCGTCATGTCTTTTCCCCCTATTTCATTTGATTGCCTTTTTTGAATACCGTTCAATAATTAATTCACTAACAATTTTTTCAACATCAATATTTTCTTTAATGACATTTTCAGCCTGCAATACTTCACCAGCTGCGTTCAGTGCTTCAATTTGCTTCGCGCCTGGGATCGGGTCCGAAAAGTCGTTTCGCTCTAAACTCTTTTGCGCAACTTCGAGTGCCATATCCGCCTCTTTCGCCAGGATTTCAGCCGCATCCTCTGGATTTTCTACAACCCACTTTCTTGCCTTTTCATATACTTCAATTACTTTTTCTACAACCTCTGGATGTTGTTCTGCAAATTCTGATCGTACATTCAACGTTCCATATGTGTTTTTATCATGGTCGCGTAAAAATAATGCTGCGCCGGAATCAATTTCAACTTTTGCCATATGCGGATCCAACCCGGCCCACGCATCGACTTGATTCGTTAAAAGTGCATTCGCTCCGTCAGAGTGCTGTAAATTCACAATTTCCAAGTCCTTGGATGACAACCCTACTTCTTCTAATGAACGGAGCAGGAAAATATATGGGTCGGTGCCTAATGTTGCGGCTACTTTCTTTCCTTTTAAATCTTCTACTGATGCGATGTTTGAATCGCCCGTTGTCACAAGCGCTGTCCATTCAGGTTTTGAAAAAATATAAACAGACTCAATGGGAGAACCATTTGACTTCGCAATTAATGCTGCTGCGCCTGCCGTGGAGCCAAAGTCAACACTTTTGGATTTAGAAACTCCAGCGCCTTATTACTCCCTTGACTTAGCACCCACTCCACTTCAAATGCCTTCTTCTTCAAATATTTCTTCTGCCCAGCCAAACTCTTTAAGCGCAAGGCTTGTTGGCGAGTAATACGCATAATCCAAAAACTTTTTTCGGTTTATTATTTTCCTCTCCCCCGGCAGATGAACAGGCTGCGAAGATGAACGTTACGCTAACAATAACTGTTAAAAATTTAATCCATTTTCTCATTTTCATTTCCTCCTACTTTTAATTTATTGTTATCCAATTCGTATACTCGGATTTATCGTGATTTAAATCCATTTTTTTCTTGATTAAATAAAGAAAGGCCCTCTTCATAAGAAGAGGGCCGAAAAATTCCTCCTCTTATTTTCCAGGTTTCGTAAACCTGTAGGATGTAGCACCTTTTCAGATAGATATCTGCTGGTTGCCGGGCTTCATAGGGCCTATTCCCTCCGCCGCTCTTAATAAGAGATATATGTAGTTGTAAAAACTCATTTGTAAATTTAATTGATTGAAAATTAGTATAGACTGAAAAGAATAAATTGTCAACGATATATTTCAACTTTAGTAGATTAGTCACAGAAATAATACTATATTTGCTGATTTCCCTCTAATTTTGGGCAAACTCAAGATCAAAACTAAGGTATACTAAATTAAAATAACCGCCGAGCATCATCATATTTAATG
This window of the Sporosarcina ureilytica genome carries:
- a CDS encoding carboxymuconolactone decarboxylase family protein — translated: MSKDVLVASKEALYQKSYFNRLGELSALAPDAFKAFVQFDKAALAEGKLSVKLKELIAIAVAHTTGCPYCIDVHVNAGKAEGVTKEELSEAILVATALKAGSALAHGVNALNAYDEIEDEELYKASYFNRLKEFSALNGDAFKAFVDFDGQSLKGSILTVREKELIAVAVAHTTGCAYCIDIHTKAAKKAGVTKEELAESIFVATALKAGSALAHSVNALNAYDS
- a CDS encoding ABC transporter ATP-binding protein encodes the protein MLKVKQASRTFNDGLAGFKNISFSIQEGETVGILGTSGCGKSTLLRVLSGLDQDFEGDIELAGIGEQPIGMIFQEPRLMPWLTVKENILFGAKDAKKVDVQEYLNLVGLSDFGDHYPKDLSGGMAQRTAIARALIGQPDVLLLDEPFSALDAFTKMQLQDLLLKIQKKRSTTMIIVTHDIDEALYLCDRIFILGGQPGTLQAQMSIETTKPRDRGDSFLASKKAEILDVLHIDKEVD
- a CDS encoding aliphatic sulfonate ABC transporter substrate-binding protein, producing MAKSNGSPIESVYIFSKPEWTALVTTGDSNIASVEDLKGKKVAATLGTDPYIFLLRSLEEVGLSSKDLEIVNLQHSDGANALLTNQVDAWAGLDPHMAKVEIDSGAALFLRDHDKNTYGTLNVRSEFAEQHPEVVEKVIEVYEKARKWVVENPEDAAEILAKEADMALEVAQKSLERNDFSDPIPGAKQIEALNAAGEVLQAENVIKENIDVEKIVSELIIERYSKKAIK